Proteins encoded in a region of the Pseudomonas syringae KCTC 12500 genome:
- a CDS encoding SfnB family sulfur acquisition oxidoreductase, with amino-acid sequence MLQNDAQAIAAAHDLAAAAQINAANRDRQRALPWAEIEQFTRSGLGSISIPRAYGGPQVSFVTVAEVFRIISAADPALGQIPQNQFGILHLLQSSATEQQKKTLFQSVLNGWRIGNAGPERGTKNTLELKARITTNGDRLSITGQKFYSTGALFAHWVAVKALDDQGRQIMAFVQRGTPGLRIVDDWSGFGQRTTASGTVLLDNVPVDAALVVDNWRLSLTPNIQGAVSQLIQAAIDAGIARGAIDDAIAFVREKSRPWIDANVERASDDLYVIADIGKLKLELHAAEALLRKAGQELDEISAASIDEHSAARASIAVARAKVLTTEISLLASEKLFELAGSRATLAEFNLDRHWRNARVHTLHDPVRWKYHAVGTWHLNGTLPARHSWI; translated from the coding sequence GTGTTGCAAAACGACGCGCAAGCCATTGCAGCAGCCCACGACCTGGCGGCGGCCGCGCAGATCAATGCCGCCAATCGCGACAGACAACGCGCCTTGCCATGGGCTGAAATCGAACAGTTCACCCGCAGTGGACTGGGCAGTATTTCCATCCCGCGCGCGTACGGCGGCCCGCAAGTGTCGTTCGTCACGGTAGCCGAAGTCTTCAGGATCATTTCTGCTGCCGACCCGGCACTGGGACAGATTCCGCAAAACCAGTTCGGCATTCTGCACTTGCTGCAGAGCAGCGCCACCGAGCAGCAGAAGAAAACGCTGTTCCAGAGCGTGCTGAACGGTTGGCGCATCGGCAACGCAGGGCCCGAGCGTGGCACCAAAAATACCCTGGAACTCAAGGCACGGATCACCACCAACGGTGACCGTCTGAGCATCACCGGACAGAAGTTCTACTCCACGGGTGCGTTGTTCGCACATTGGGTTGCGGTCAAGGCGCTGGATGACCAGGGGCGGCAGATAATGGCCTTCGTCCAGCGTGGCACTCCGGGCCTGCGCATCGTTGATGACTGGTCGGGCTTTGGCCAGCGCACCACCGCCAGCGGCACGGTACTGCTCGACAACGTGCCGGTGGACGCTGCGCTGGTGGTCGATAACTGGCGCCTGTCACTGACGCCGAACATTCAGGGCGCGGTTTCGCAACTGATCCAGGCCGCGATCGACGCGGGTATCGCGCGCGGCGCCATCGACGATGCGATTGCTTTTGTACGCGAGAAATCCCGTCCATGGATCGACGCCAACGTCGAGCGCGCCAGCGATGACCTCTACGTGATCGCCGACATCGGCAAGCTGAAACTCGAACTGCACGCGGCAGAAGCCCTGCTGCGCAAGGCGGGCCAGGAGCTCGACGAGATCAGCGCTGCGTCTATCGATGAGCACTCGGCAGCCCGCGCCTCCATCGCGGTGGCGCGAGCCAAGGTACTGACCACCGAGATCTCGCTGCTGGCCAGCGAGAAGCTGTTCGAACTGGCAGGCAGCCGCGCGACATTGGCCGAGTTCAATCTTGATCGCCACTGGCGCAACGCACGCGTCCACACCCTGCATGACCCGGTGCGCTGGAAATACCACGCGGTCGGCACCTGGCATTTGAACGGCACCCTGCCTGCTCGCCATTCCTGGATCTGA
- a CDS encoding MetQ/NlpA family ABC transporter substrate-binding protein, with protein sequence MSKTLAALALGLLTLTAYADDKPLKVGTTAAFAIPLEAAVEEAGKQGLKVELVEFTDWIAPNVSLAAGDIDVNYFQHIPFLTNANDAAGFGLVPYAPGIINNVGLYSKKYKSFDDLPTGATVAIANDPINSGRGLQLLAKAGLITLKEGVGYKATEEDITANPKKLKLIQVEAVQLVRAYDDADLVQGYPAYIRLAKTFPADSAILFDGLDHPEYVIQFVIKPDHKDDPRLAKFVDIYQHSPVVRASLDKVNGKLYQAGWKE encoded by the coding sequence ATGAGCAAAACCCTCGCTGCACTGGCCCTCGGTCTGTTGACCCTGACCGCTTACGCCGACGATAAACCCCTGAAAGTCGGGACCACGGCAGCCTTCGCCATACCGCTCGAAGCCGCTGTCGAAGAGGCTGGCAAGCAGGGCCTGAAGGTCGAGCTGGTCGAGTTCACCGACTGGATCGCGCCCAATGTCAGCCTCGCTGCCGGCGATATCGACGTGAACTACTTTCAGCACATCCCGTTCCTGACCAACGCCAACGACGCCGCCGGCTTCGGTCTGGTGCCTTACGCACCGGGGATCATCAACAACGTAGGCCTGTACTCGAAAAAGTACAAAAGCTTCGATGATCTGCCGACCGGCGCCACAGTGGCCATCGCCAATGACCCGATCAATAGCGGACGCGGCCTGCAACTGCTGGCCAAGGCAGGGCTGATCACGCTCAAGGAAGGTGTTGGTTACAAGGCCACCGAAGAAGACATCACGGCCAACCCGAAAAAACTCAAGCTCATCCAGGTCGAAGCCGTGCAACTGGTGCGAGCCTACGACGATGCCGATCTGGTGCAGGGCTACCCCGCCTACATCCGTCTGGCCAAGACCTTTCCCGCCGACTCGGCGATCCTCTTCGACGGTCTGGACCACCCGGAATACGTGATTCAGTTCGTCATCAAGCCTGATCACAAGGATGACCCGCGGCTGGCGAAATTCGTCGACATTTACCAGCACTCGCCGGTCGTCCGCGCCTCACTGGACAAGGTCAACGGCAAGCTTTACCAGGCCGGGTGGAAAGAATGA
- the tcyJ gene encoding cystine ABC transporter substrate-binding protein: MNISAIRRTFLFSAMGLMLSAGIAGQAMAGEQLQKIKDSGTLNVGLEGTYPPFSFVDKSGKLTGFEVEFSEALAKELGVKAKIQPSKWDGILAALDSKRLDVVINQVTISDERKKKYDFSEPYTISGIQALVLKKNADTIKSAKDLSGKKVGVGLGTNYEEWLKANVPGAIVKTYDDDPSKIQDLSVGRIDAILVDRLAALEMAAKTKNKLVPAGDAFSRQESGIALRKGEPELLAAIDKAIDKLRADGTLKKLSEKYFNADVTQ, from the coding sequence ATGAACATTTCCGCTATTCGTCGTACGTTTCTTTTCTCGGCAATGGGCTTGATGCTCAGTGCCGGTATCGCCGGGCAAGCCATGGCTGGCGAGCAACTGCAGAAAATCAAGGACAGCGGTACGCTCAATGTCGGCCTGGAAGGCACTTACCCACCGTTCAGCTTTGTGGATAAGAGCGGCAAGCTCACCGGCTTCGAAGTAGAGTTTTCCGAAGCGCTGGCCAAGGAACTGGGTGTGAAGGCCAAGATCCAGCCTTCGAAATGGGATGGCATCCTGGCCGCTCTGGATTCCAAGCGTCTGGACGTGGTGATCAACCAGGTGACCATTTCCGACGAGCGCAAGAAGAAGTACGACTTCTCCGAGCCCTACACCATTTCCGGCATCCAGGCGCTGGTTCTGAAGAAGAACGCAGACACCATCAAGTCTGCCAAAGACCTGAGCGGCAAGAAGGTGGGCGTGGGTCTGGGCACCAACTACGAGGAATGGCTCAAGGCGAACGTTCCGGGCGCAATCGTCAAAACCTATGACGATGACCCGAGCAAGATCCAGGACCTGAGTGTCGGTCGTATTGATGCGATCCTCGTTGACCGTCTGGCCGCTCTGGAAATGGCTGCCAAGACAAAAAACAAACTCGTCCCGGCGGGCGACGCATTCTCCCGCCAGGAGTCGGGCATTGCCCTGCGTAAAGGCGAGCCTGAATTGCTGGCGGCCATCGACAAGGCCATCGACAAACTGCGTGCCGACGGCACGCTGAAGAAGCTGTCGGAAAAGTACTTCAACGCTGATGTCACCCAATGA
- the tcyL gene encoding cystine ABC transporter permease, whose amino-acid sequence MIEESLQLALDSAPFLLKGAYYTVFLSLGGMFFGLLLGFGLALMRLSRIKPVNWIARIYVSFFRGTPLLVQLFVIYYGLPELGIQLEPLSAALIGFSLNMAAYACEILRAAISSVERGQWEAAASIGMTRWQTMRRAILPQAARTALPPLGNSFISLVKDTALAATIQVPELFRQAQLITARTFEIFTMYLAAALIYWILATALSHLQNKLEARVNRHDLET is encoded by the coding sequence ATGATTGAAGAGAGCCTTCAGCTCGCGCTGGACTCCGCGCCCTTCCTGCTCAAGGGCGCGTACTACACGGTATTCCTCAGTCTTGGCGGGATGTTTTTCGGTTTGCTGCTGGGCTTCGGCCTGGCATTGATGCGCCTTTCGCGCATCAAACCGGTGAACTGGATAGCCCGCATCTACGTGTCGTTCTTTCGTGGCACGCCCTTGCTGGTGCAGCTGTTCGTGATTTATTACGGCCTGCCGGAGCTGGGTATCCAGCTCGAACCGCTGAGCGCCGCACTGATCGGTTTTTCCCTGAACATGGCCGCCTACGCCTGCGAAATCCTGCGCGCGGCCATCAGTTCGGTGGAGCGCGGCCAGTGGGAGGCAGCGGCCAGTATCGGCATGACCCGCTGGCAGACCATGCGTCGGGCGATCCTCCCGCAGGCCGCACGTACCGCATTGCCGCCACTGGGCAACAGCTTTATCTCGCTGGTCAAGGACACGGCGCTGGCAGCCACTATCCAGGTCCCGGAGCTGTTCCGTCAGGCGCAGTTGATCACCGCACGCACCTTCGAAATATTCACCATGTACCTGGCCGCTGCACTGATCTACTGGATCCTTGCAACGGCGCTCTCGCACCTGCAAAACAAGCTGGAAGCCAGGGTCAACCGGCACGATCTGGAGACCTGA
- a CDS encoding SfnB family sulfur acquisition oxidoreductase, with protein sequence MSSNPKARDNAALITSDAQALHIARELALQLKTDSAHRDRERRLPHAELELFSQSGLWGISVPQAFGGAGVSNITLAKVIQLISEADGSLGQIPQNHFYALEVLRVNGSPEQQARLYAEALAGVRFGNALAELGTRTAHDRTTRLSRDGDGYRINGRKFYATGALYAQRIPTSVVDDEGVQQLVFVPHDSEGLSVIDDWSGFGQRTTGSGSVVFDNVHVSARDVVPFQSAFQRPTTVGPLAQILHAAIDTGIARAAFEDALAFVQTRTRPWIDSGIEKAVDDPLTLHSFGKLGIRLHAAEALLERAGEFLDVAQADSNAENVAAASIAVAEARAISTEISLAAGSTLFELAGSQSTLAEHGLDRHWRNARVHTLHDPVRWKFHAIGNYYLNDTNPPLRGTI encoded by the coding sequence ATGAGTTCCAACCCAAAAGCGCGCGATAACGCAGCGCTGATCACCAGTGACGCTCAGGCCCTGCATATAGCCCGCGAACTGGCCCTGCAATTGAAAACCGACAGCGCACATCGCGATCGCGAGCGCCGTTTGCCGCATGCCGAACTCGAGCTGTTCAGCCAGTCCGGTCTGTGGGGCATCAGTGTGCCGCAAGCCTTTGGCGGCGCGGGTGTTTCCAACATCACCCTGGCCAAGGTGATCCAGCTGATTTCCGAAGCCGATGGCTCGCTGGGCCAGATTCCACAAAACCATTTTTACGCTCTGGAAGTGCTGCGTGTGAACGGCAGTCCGGAACAGCAGGCGCGCTTGTACGCCGAGGCACTGGCAGGCGTACGCTTCGGCAATGCGCTGGCCGAACTGGGGACCAGAACCGCACATGACCGCACCACTCGCCTGAGCCGCGACGGGGACGGTTATCGCATCAACGGCCGCAAGTTCTACGCCACCGGCGCGCTGTATGCGCAACGTATTCCCACCTCGGTCGTTGACGACGAGGGTGTGCAGCAACTGGTGTTCGTGCCGCACGACAGCGAGGGTCTCAGTGTCATCGATGACTGGAGCGGTTTCGGGCAGCGCACCACGGGCAGTGGCTCGGTGGTGTTCGACAATGTGCATGTCAGCGCCCGCGATGTCGTGCCGTTCCAGAGCGCCTTCCAGCGCCCCACCACGGTCGGGCCGCTGGCGCAGATTCTCCACGCCGCGATCGACACCGGTATTGCCCGTGCTGCCTTCGAGGACGCCCTGGCGTTCGTGCAGACGCGTACCCGGCCATGGATCGATTCGGGTATCGAAAAGGCTGTGGACGACCCGTTGACGCTGCACAGCTTCGGCAAGCTGGGTATTCGCCTGCATGCCGCCGAAGCACTGCTTGAGCGCGCTGGTGAGTTTCTGGATGTCGCTCAGGCCGACAGCAATGCCGAGAATGTCGCCGCTGCGTCGATCGCCGTGGCCGAAGCGCGCGCCATCAGTACGGAGATTTCCCTGGCAGCCGGCAGCACGCTGTTCGAACTGGCGGGTAGTCAATCCACACTGGCCGAACACGGCCTGGATCGCCACTGGCGCAATGCGCGCGTTCATACGCTGCACGACCCGGTACGCTGGAAGTTTCATGCCATCGGCAATTACTACCTCAACGACACTAATCCTCCCTTGCGAGGGACGATCTGA
- a CDS encoding D-cysteine desulfhydrase gives MIKNQLARFNRLDLISAPTALEKLERLSVWADRDIYIKRDDTTTLALGGNKVRKLEYLAADALAQGADTLITAGAIQSNHVRQTAALAARLGLGCVALLENPIGTEDPSYLKNGNRLLLELFDAKVELVENLDNADEQLQALAARLSSSGKKPYLVPIGGSSPVGALGYVRAGLELAEQIKQTGIDFAAVVLASGSAGTHSGLALALAHELPQLPVIGVTVSRSEEAQLPKVQGLAERTAELLGVALPEHFKVELWDEYFAPRYGEPNAGTLSAIKLVASHEGLLLDPVYTGKAMSGLLDGIGRQRFNDGPLIFLHTGGAPALFAYPDAFDQ, from the coding sequence ATGATCAAAAATCAGCTTGCCCGCTTCAATCGCCTGGACCTGATCAGCGCGCCAACGGCTCTGGAAAAGCTCGAGCGCCTGTCGGTCTGGGCAGATCGTGATATCTACATCAAGCGAGATGACACCACCACGCTGGCCCTGGGCGGCAACAAGGTGCGCAAACTCGAGTACCTGGCCGCCGATGCGCTGGCCCAAGGTGCCGACACACTGATCACCGCCGGCGCCATCCAGTCCAATCATGTCCGCCAGACCGCTGCACTGGCCGCGCGCCTGGGCCTTGGCTGTGTGGCGCTGCTGGAAAACCCTATCGGCACCGAAGACCCCAGTTACCTGAAAAATGGCAATCGCCTGCTACTGGAGCTGTTCGATGCCAAGGTAGAGCTGGTGGAAAACCTCGACAACGCCGACGAGCAACTCCAGGCCCTGGCTGCGCGCCTGAGTTCCAGCGGCAAAAAGCCTTATCTGGTCCCCATCGGCGGCTCAAGCCCGGTAGGTGCGCTGGGTTATGTGCGCGCCGGGCTGGAACTGGCCGAGCAGATCAAACAGACCGGTATCGATTTTGCGGCTGTCGTTCTGGCCTCCGGCAGTGCCGGCACGCACAGTGGTCTGGCGTTGGCACTGGCTCACGAACTGCCGCAATTGCCGGTCATCGGCGTGACCGTATCGCGCAGTGAAGAAGCACAGCTGCCCAAGGTGCAGGGCCTGGCCGAGCGCACCGCAGAGTTGCTCGGCGTTGCGCTGCCTGAGCACTTCAAGGTCGAACTGTGGGATGAGTATTTCGCCCCACGGTACGGCGAACCGAACGCCGGCACGCTGTCAGCCATCAAGCTGGTGGCCAGCCACGAAGGGCTGTTGCTCGACCCGGTTTATACCGGCAAGGCCATGTCCGGGCTGCTCGATGGCATTGGCCGTCAACGCTTCAACGACGGCCCGCTGATCTTCCTGCACACCGGCGGTGCGCCAGCGCTGTTTGCCTATCCGGATGCGTTCGACCAGTGA
- the epsC gene encoding serine O-acetyltransferase EpsC → MSDIPEASADGRSSHWQLQRIVSQLRGAREDWRARNRRVSGEHGGRELPSRAAMGEILEALSGALFPMRLGPVDLREESEDFYVGHTLDVALNALLAQARLELRYVAHQQGGDLNSIDARALELIQGFAMALPGIRLLLDTDVLAAYHGDPAARSVDEVLLCYPGILAVIHHRLAHYLYRAGLPLLARISSEIAHSATGIDIHPGAQIGPSFFIDHGTGVVIGETAIIGERVRIYQAVTLGAKRFPSDEDGQLQKGHARHPIVEDDVVIYAGATILGRITIGKGSTIGGNVWLTRSVPADCNLTQANLLQQDDCSRK, encoded by the coding sequence GTGAGCGATATTCCAGAAGCGTCCGCCGACGGCCGCTCCAGCCATTGGCAGTTGCAGCGCATCGTCAGCCAGTTGCGTGGCGCGCGTGAAGACTGGCGGGCTCGCAACAGGCGGGTGAGCGGTGAGCACGGTGGACGTGAGCTGCCTTCGCGTGCGGCCATGGGCGAGATTCTTGAGGCCTTGAGCGGTGCACTGTTCCCGATGCGCCTGGGCCCGGTGGACCTGCGTGAGGAAAGCGAGGACTTCTATGTCGGCCATACGCTCGATGTGGCGCTCAATGCGCTGCTGGCTCAGGCCCGGCTTGAATTGCGCTACGTGGCCCATCAGCAGGGTGGTGACCTGAACAGCATCGATGCGCGAGCGCTGGAGCTGATCCAGGGTTTCGCCATGGCCCTGCCCGGTATTCGTCTGTTGCTGGATACCGACGTGCTGGCCGCCTATCACGGCGACCCTGCGGCGCGCAGTGTCGATGAAGTGCTGCTGTGCTATCCCGGCATTCTGGCGGTGATCCACCATCGGCTGGCGCATTATCTGTATCGCGCCGGTTTGCCGTTGCTGGCGCGTATCAGCTCGGAAATCGCTCATTCAGCGACCGGTATCGATATTCATCCGGGTGCGCAGATCGGCCCGAGCTTTTTCATCGATCACGGAACAGGCGTGGTCATTGGCGAAACCGCGATCATCGGCGAGCGGGTGCGGATTTATCAGGCCGTAACCCTGGGCGCCAAGCGCTTCCCGTCGGACGAGGACGGCCAGTTGCAGAAAGGTCATGCACGGCATCCGATCGTTGAAGACGACGTGGTGATCTACGCTGGCGCGACGATTCTGGGGCGTATCACCATCGGCAAAGGTTCTACAATCGGCGGCAATGTCTGGCTGACGCGCAGCGTACCGGCAGACTGCAACCTGACCCAGGCCAACCTGCTGCAACAGGACGACTGCAGCCGCAAGTAG
- the tcyN gene encoding L-cystine ABC transporter ATP-binding protein TcyN — MIVVEKLTKAFKGNQVLKGIDLRIEAGEVVAIIGPSGSGKTTLLRCLNLLETPDSGRIKVGDIEIDGTRSMNQQQGLIRQLRQQVGFVFQNFNLFPHRTALENVIEGPVVVKKVAREAAEALGRKLLAKVGLSGKEDAYPRRLSGGQQQRVAIARALAMEPQVILFDEPTSALDPELVGEVLTTIRALAEENRTMVIVTHEMSFARDVANRVIFIDKGVIVEQGEAKALFANPKEERTRQFLERTRS, encoded by the coding sequence ATGATAGTGGTTGAAAAACTCACCAAGGCATTCAAAGGCAATCAGGTGCTCAAGGGCATTGATCTGCGTATCGAAGCCGGGGAAGTGGTGGCCATCATCGGGCCCAGTGGCTCGGGCAAGACCACCCTGCTGCGCTGCCTGAACCTGCTGGAAACCCCTGACAGTGGCAGAATCAAGGTCGGTGACATCGAGATTGATGGCACTCGCTCCATGAACCAGCAGCAGGGGTTGATCCGCCAGTTGCGTCAGCAGGTCGGGTTCGTGTTTCAGAACTTCAATCTGTTTCCGCATCGCACCGCACTGGAAAATGTCATCGAAGGCCCGGTGGTGGTCAAGAAGGTGGCCCGCGAAGCCGCCGAGGCGCTGGGCAGAAAGCTGCTCGCCAAGGTAGGCCTGAGCGGCAAGGAAGACGCTTACCCGCGACGCCTTTCCGGCGGGCAGCAACAGCGCGTGGCGATTGCACGGGCGCTGGCGATGGAGCCGCAAGTGATCCTGTTCGACGAGCCGACCTCGGCCCTGGACCCGGAACTGGTCGGCGAGGTGCTGACCACCATTCGCGCTCTGGCTGAAGAGAACCGCACCATGGTCATCGTCACTCACGAGATGAGCTTTGCCCGGGACGTCGCCAACCGGGTGATCTTCATCGACAAGGGAGTGATCGTGGAGCAAGGCGAAGCCAAAGCGCTGTTTGCCAACCCGAAAGAAGAACGCACAAGGCAGTTTCTTGAGCGTACCCGCTCCTGA
- a CDS encoding LLM class flavin-dependent oxidoreductase produces the protein MARKKILLNAFNMSCIGHINHGLWTHPRDTSTQFNSLEYWTDLAKLLERGLFDGLFIADIVGVYDVYQNSVDVTLKEAIQLPVNDPLLLVSAMAGVTRHLGFGLTANLTYDAPYLFARRMSTLDHLSRGRVGWNIVTGYLDSAARAMGLSEQNEHDRRYDQADEYLEVLYKLWEGSWEDDAVINDREQRVYAQPGKVHKVRHQGEFYQVEGYHLCEPSPQRTPVLFQAGSSERGLQFAGQNAECVFISGQNKAATREQVDKVRASAVQAGRNPEDIKVFMGLNVIVAATEALAREKHAEYRRHASAEAGVAHFAASTGIDFSRYELDEPIQYVKNNAIQSATKNLKNNDWTRQKLLDQHALGGRYITLIGSPEQVADELESWIDETGLDGFNLTRIVTPESYEDFIDLVIPELQRRGSYKTAYQDGSLRKKLFPQGTDRLPERHAGAAHRHIC, from the coding sequence ATGGCGCGTAAAAAGATCCTCCTCAACGCGTTCAACATGAGCTGCATCGGCCATATCAACCATGGCCTGTGGACCCATCCACGGGACACCTCGACGCAATTCAACAGCCTGGAATACTGGACTGACCTGGCGAAACTGCTGGAACGCGGACTGTTCGACGGCCTGTTCATCGCCGACATCGTGGGCGTGTATGACGTCTATCAGAACTCGGTGGACGTCACCCTCAAGGAGGCGATCCAGTTGCCGGTCAACGATCCGCTGCTGCTGGTCTCGGCCATGGCCGGGGTCACCAGACATCTGGGCTTCGGCCTGACCGCCAACCTGACCTACGACGCGCCCTATCTGTTTGCCAGGCGCATGTCGACGCTGGATCACCTGAGCCGTGGCCGGGTGGGCTGGAACATCGTCACCGGCTACCTCGACAGCGCGGCGCGGGCCATGGGCCTCAGCGAGCAGAACGAACATGACCGCCGTTACGATCAGGCCGACGAGTACCTGGAGGTGCTGTACAAGCTCTGGGAAGGCAGTTGGGAAGACGATGCCGTGATCAACGACCGCGAACAGCGCGTCTACGCCCAGCCGGGCAAGGTCCACAAGGTCAGGCATCAGGGCGAGTTCTATCAGGTCGAGGGTTATCACCTCTGCGAGCCGTCGCCGCAACGCACGCCGGTGCTGTTTCAGGCCGGCAGTTCGGAGCGCGGCCTGCAGTTTGCCGGACAGAACGCCGAATGCGTGTTCATCAGCGGGCAGAACAAGGCAGCGACCCGCGAGCAGGTCGACAAGGTGCGCGCCAGTGCCGTGCAGGCCGGGCGCAATCCGGAGGACATCAAGGTGTTCATGGGCCTGAACGTGATCGTCGCGGCCACCGAAGCACTGGCTCGGGAGAAACACGCCGAATACCGCCGCCATGCCAGCGCCGAAGCCGGCGTGGCGCACTTCGCTGCGTCTACAGGCATCGATTTTTCCCGATACGAACTGGACGAACCCATTCAGTACGTGAAAAACAACGCGATTCAGTCCGCGACCAAAAACCTGAAAAACAACGACTGGACGCGCCAGAAACTGCTCGACCAGCACGCCTTGGGCGGCCGTTACATCACCTTGATCGGCTCGCCCGAACAGGTCGCCGACGAACTGGAATCCTGGATCGACGAAACCGGCCTGGACGGCTTCAACCTGACCCGCATCGTCACCCCGGAAAGTTACGAGGATTTCATTGACCTGGTGATCCCGGAGCTGCAACGCCGGGGCTCATACAAGACCGCTTACCAGGACGGCAGCTTGCGCAAAAAACTGTTTCCGCAAGGCACCGACCGTTTACCGGAACGGCATGCGGGGGCGGCACACCGACATATTTGCTGA
- a CDS encoding sigma-70 family RNA polymerase sigma factor, translating into MSSHESLFDYEATLQACARGEKQALQRLYQQESARLLGVAQRLVRDRALAEDIVHDAFLKVWSHAASFDASRGSARGWIFSVTRHLALNTLRNTAREVRVEDDGSEDHQEQATLEGWQEIGDAFDWRVNPGRITSCMEQLEPVRRNCIFHAYVDGYSHQEIAQKIGAPLGTVKAWIKRSLTALRECMG; encoded by the coding sequence TTGTCTTCGCACGAATCTCTCTTTGATTACGAAGCCACGTTGCAGGCCTGCGCTCGCGGTGAAAAGCAGGCCTTGCAGCGTCTCTATCAACAGGAAAGCGCCCGGTTGCTCGGCGTCGCTCAGCGCTTGGTGCGTGACCGCGCGCTGGCCGAAGACATCGTGCATGACGCGTTCCTGAAAGTCTGGTCCCACGCGGCTAGCTTCGATGCCTCGCGTGGTTCGGCACGTGGCTGGATCTTCAGCGTGACCCGCCACCTGGCGCTCAACACGTTGCGCAACACGGCTCGCGAGGTGCGTGTCGAAGACGACGGCAGTGAAGATCATCAGGAACAGGCGACACTGGAAGGCTGGCAGGAAATCGGCGATGCCTTCGATTGGCGGGTCAATCCAGGACGGATTACTTCATGCATGGAGCAACTGGAACCAGTAAGACGAAACTGTATTTTTCACGCTTACGTAGACGGTTATTCGCATCAGGAAATCGCGCAGAAAATTGGCGCGCCATTGGGTACGGTCAAAGCCTGGATCAAGCGCAGCCTGACGGCTTTGCGGGAGTGCATGGGATGA
- a CDS encoding anti-sigma factor, translating to MTRPLDDNIHELAGEYVLGTLSAQKRLDVQRRLSREPDLQAAVNAWEQRLLPLTELAEPVTPSPGLWDRIERNLLDMTTPASTPQKPRVRWWDNLSIWRGLAGAGLAASLVLGMTLLTRAPAQPSYLVVLVGPQDKAPGWVVQASNSQEIQLIPLGVFEVPADRALEFWTKGDDWQGPVSLGLVKPGESLHVPLDKLPPLQPNQLFELTLEKSTGSPIGKPTGPIQFIGRAVKVI from the coding sequence ATGACCCGGCCTTTAGACGACAACATTCATGAGTTGGCTGGCGAGTATGTACTCGGCACGCTCTCGGCGCAGAAGCGGCTCGACGTGCAGCGTCGCCTGTCGCGCGAGCCCGACCTGCAGGCTGCCGTCAATGCCTGGGAGCAGCGTCTGCTGCCCCTGACCGAGCTGGCCGAACCGGTGACGCCCTCGCCTGGCCTGTGGGATCGCATCGAACGTAACCTGCTGGACATGACCACGCCTGCCAGCACGCCGCAAAAACCTCGCGTTCGCTGGTGGGACAACCTGTCGATCTGGCGCGGCCTCGCCGGAGCAGGCCTGGCTGCTTCGCTGGTACTGGGCATGACGCTGCTGACCCGCGCACCGGCGCAACCGTCTTATCTGGTGGTCCTCGTAGGACCGCAGGACAAGGCTCCCGGCTGGGTCGTGCAGGCCAGTAACTCGCAGGAAATACAGCTTATCCCGCTGGGGGTGTTCGAGGTTCCGGCCGACAGGGCGCTGGAGTTCTGGACCAAGGGTGACGACTGGCAAGGCCCGGTTTCGCTTGGCCTGGTCAAGCCGGGAGAGAGCCTGCATGTGCCGCTGGATAAACTGCCGCCGCTGCAACCCAATCAGTTGTTCGAGCTGACACTGGAGAAATCCACTGGCTCGCCAATCGGCAAACCCACCGGGCCGATTCAGTTCATCGGCCGGGCGGTGAAGGTGATCTGA